A single window of Agelaius phoeniceus isolate bAgePho1 chromosome 16, bAgePho1.hap1, whole genome shotgun sequence DNA harbors:
- the BFAR gene encoding bifunctional apoptosis regulator, whose translation MEEGETLPGETERAKVEPCATPGLGRQISVSEFLCHCCYDILINPTTLNCGHSFCRHCLALWWVSSKKNECPECREKWEGFPKVNILLRDVIEKLFSDAIEQRKEDIQQDSDVARSLATFQKHGNDQMPTVPNTGRINPRGGFFSGVLTALTCVAVVLLGYHWSSREFEDDLLVHKPVAKWTAEEVILWLEQLGPWASHYKEGFLLEKVNGRLLLTLTEEDFTKEPYSIENSNHRRAIIAELECVKTLGVKPPQNLWEYKAVNPGKSLFLLYALKSSPRLSMLYLYLFDYTEAFLPFIHTICPMQEDKYEDTVTKLVDLKDPSWRQWREFTVKYLFLPYQLIAEFAWDWLDVHYWTSRFIIVNAMLLSVLELFSFWRLWSRRELKTIPHRMWRHFWKVSTQGLFVAIFWPFIPQFVCNCLFYWALYFNPVINIDLVVTEIRRLETQVQ comes from the exons ATGGAAGAAGGTGAGACTTTACCAGGGGAAACAGAGAGGGCAAAAGTTGAACCATGTGCTACTCCTGGCCTGGGCCGGCAGATATCAGTCAGTGagttcctgtgccactgctgctaCGACATTCTGATCAATCCCACCACCCTGAACTGTGggcacagcttctgcaggcaTTGCTTGGCCTTGTGGTGGGTGTCGTCCAAGAAGAATGAATGCCCGGAAtgcagagaaaaatgggaaggattccCCAAAGTCAACATCCTCCTCAG GGATGTTATTGAAAAGCTATTTTCTGATGCCATTgaacaaagaaaagaagataTTCAACAGGACAGTGATGTAGCACGCAGCTTAGCAACTTTCCAGAAGCATGGGAACGACCAGATGCCTACAGTTCCAAACACAGGAAGAATCAATCCTCGAGGAGGGTTTTTCTCAGGCGTTCTGACAGCTTTAACTTGTGTAGCA GTGGTTCTACTAGGCTATCACTGGAGTAGCAGAGAATTTGAAGATGATCTTCTTGTCCACAAGCCTGTTGCTAAGTGGACTGCTGAGGAAGTGATActgtggctggagcagctgggccCGTGGGCTTCACATTACAAAGAAGGATTTTTACTGGAGAAAGTGAATGGAAG ACTCCTCCTAACACTGACTGAAGAGGATTTCACCAAAGAGCCTTACAGTATAGAGAACAGTAACCACAGGAGAGCTATTATAGCAGAACTGGAATGTGTGAAAACTTTAGGTGTTAAACCACCACAGAACCTTTGGGAATATAAG GCCGTAAACCCTGGAAAATCACTCTTTCTTCTGTATGCACTGAAGAGTTCTCCAAGACTCAGTATGTTATACCTGTATTTGTTTGATTACACAGAAGCTTTCCTACCTTTCATCCACACAATTTGTCCTATGCAAGAAGACAAGTATGAAGATACTGTCACAAAACTAGTT gaccttaaagatccttCTTGGAGGCAATGGAGGGAATTCACTgtaaagtatttatttttgccATACCAGCTGATAGCTGAATTTGCTTGGGATTGGCTAGATGTGCATTACTGGACCTCAAGATTTATAATTGTAAATGCCATGTTGCTTTCTGTTCTGGAATTATTCTCCTTTTGGAGGCTGTGGTCAAGAAGAGAATTGAA GACTATTCCTCACAGAATGTGGAGACATTTCTGGAAAGTCTCAACCCAGGGACTTTTTGTTGCCATTTTTTGGCCTTTTATTCCTCAGTTTGTCTGCAATTGTTTGTTTTACTGGGCCTTGTATTTTAACCCAGTTATAAACATTGATCTTGTGGTTACAGAAATAAGGCGTCTGGAGACACAAGTGCAGTGA
- the PLA2G10 gene encoding group 10 secretory phospholipase A2, which produces MAPLPPLLLLLLLPVAVSKGTVGEGRVRSRRGILELAGAIRCSTGRSPFAYLRYGCYCGLGGKGWPMDRVDWCCFHHDCCYGRAEQAGCQPKTESYHWECKDNSAVCDSLEDKCQKMACECDREAARCFSKAPYHRKYLLWPDFLCGEIQPLCRYQIHDY; this is translated from the exons ATGGCGCCGCTGCCCccgctcctgctgctgctgctgctgccggtgGCCG TTTCTAAGGGCACTGTTGGGGAAGGCCGTGTGAGAAGCCGACGGGGAATCCTGGAGCTGGCCGGGGCCATCCGGTGCAGCACAGGGCGCTCGCCCTTCGCCTACCTGCGCTACGGCTGCTACTGCGGCCTGGGGGGAAAGGGATGGCCCATGGACAGAGTGGACTG GTGCTGCTTTCACCACGACTGCTGCTATGGGAGGGCAGAGCAAGCAGGGTGTCAGCCAAAGACTGAAAGTTACCACTGGGAATGCAAAGACAATTCTGCTGTGTGTG aCTCACTAGAAGATAAATGTCAAAAAATGGCATGTGAGTGTGACCGTGAAGCTGCCAGATGTTTTTCTAAAGCTCCCTACCACAGAAAATACCTTTTGTGGCCAGACTTTTTGTGTGGTGAGATTCAGCCTTTGTGCAGGTATCAGATACATGACTATTGA